A section of the Corvus moneduloides isolate bCorMon1 chromosome 29, bCorMon1.pri, whole genome shotgun sequence genome encodes:
- the GPATCH4 gene encoding G patch domain-containing protein 4 → MSAPGPPGRGMLFAETQLRRHGWRRGQGLGRREDGIAEAIRVKVKCDTAGVGHDAAEPFTFHWWDHVFNEAAANIAVEAGQDGISVKALSEQGGRISNKKPRKAGNSGSLLYGRFVKSATLTACGEESVTLPASSESSEEEEKLDLSSVRRLTDEELVQACGGRTAHKGARHGLTMSAKLARLEEQERAFLATYWQRERQQEPPESSQGKKKKRKQSRDGANPKVPQSQEPNREQEEVLEEEKVVKMKKKNQGQSREEELTGEEEVMRKKKKKVTEHCGEEVSGEEEKVMKRKKKKKPELSTEEEVVEGEGKAAKRRKKKKKQQEEEDKEELAETDIPLEDTDEPNLGHSPTKKRKKKKRKEEPE, encoded by the exons ATGAGCGCGCCGGGCCCGCCGGGCCGCGGGATGCTGTTCGCCGAGACCCAGCTGAGGCGGCACGGCTGGCGCCGAG ggcaggggctgggccgGCGGGAGGACGGCATCGCCGAGGCCATCCGGGTGAAGGTGAAGTGCGACACGGCGGGG GTGGGACACGACGCAGCGGAGCCCTTCACCTTCCACTGGTGGGACCACGTCTTCAACGAGGCGGCTGCCAACATCGCTGTGGAGGCCGGGCAG GATGGCATCTCTGTGAAGGCGCTTtcagagcagggaggcaggatcAGCAATAAGAAGCCGCGCAAGGCTGGCAACAGCGGGAGCCTGCTGTACGGCCGCTTCGTGAAG TCAGCCACGCTCACAGCCTGTGGGGAGGAGTCCGTGACACTGCCCGCCAGCTCTGAgagcagtgaggaggaggagaagctggaCCTCTCTTCGGTCAGGAG GCTGACGGACGAGGAGCTGGTGCAGGCGTGTGGGGGCCGCACGGCGCACAA GGGTGCCCGTCACGGCCTGACCATGAGTGCCAAGCTGGCACGCTTGGAGGAGCAGGAACGAGCCTTCCTGGCCACATACTGGCAAAGGGAGCGGCAGCAGGAGCCCccagagagcagccagggcaaaaagaagaaaaggaaacagtcCAGGGATGGAGCCAACCCCAAGGTGCCACAGAGCCAGGAGCCAAACAGAGAACAGGAGGAGGtattggaagaagaaaaggttgtgaagatgaagaaaaagaaccaggggcaaagcagagaagaggagctgacaggagaggaggaggtcatgaggaagaagaagaagaaggtcaCAGAGCATTGTGGAGAAGAGGTatcaggagaggaggagaaggtcatgaagaggaagaagaaaaagaagccagAGCTAAGCACAGAAGAGGAGGTGGtagaaggggagggaaaggctgcaaagaggaggaagaagaagaagaagcagcaggaagaggaggacaaAGAAGAGTTGGCTGAGACAGACATACCTCTAGAAGACACAGATGAGCCAAACTTGGGACACAGCCCtacaaagaagaggaagaagaagaagaggaaggaggagccAGAGTGA
- the UBQLN4 gene encoding ubiquilin-4 isoform X1, whose translation MAEPSGGGGGGGPGPGPGGEGQAGPGGALIRVTVKTPKDKEEIVIADGASVREFKEEISRRFKAKQDQLVLIFAGKILKDGDTLNQHGIKDGLTVHLVIKTPQKVQDSTSAASAPNAASAPTANPSSPAASSQPSTSSSAGPDAGSGSRRSSGSGTMGGPGDGGPNSAASILSGFGGITGLGNLGMGSANFMELQQQMQRQLMSNPEMLSQIMENPLVQNMMSNPDLMRQMIMANPQMQQLMERNPEISHMLNNPELMRQTMELARNPAMMQEMMRNQDRALSNLESIPGGYNALRRMYTDIQEPMFSAAREQFGNNPFSSLTGNSDSSSSQPLRTENREPLPNPWSPTPPASQSQAPSSEGSTGSATTQGTPTVSNPFGLNAASIGAGMFNSPEMQGLLQQISENPQLMQNMISAPYMRSMMQTLAQNPDFAAQIMVNVPLFAGNPQLQEQLRLQLPVFLQQMQNPDSLSILTNPRAMQALLQIQQGLQTLQTEAPGLVPSLGSFGMPRMPPSSTGGSTIPENPVPSASTPASASPTGGGNPHQQLMQQMIQLLAGGSSQVQSPEVRFQQQLEQLNAMGFINREANLQALIATGGDINAAIERLLGSQPS comes from the exons ttcaaaGAAGAGATTTCTAGACGGTTTAAAGCCAAACAGGATCAGCTGGTTCTGATCTTTGCTGGGAAGATCCTGAAGGATGGAGACACGTTGAATCAACATGGGATCAAAGATGGGCTCACTGTGCACTTGGTCATTAAGACTCCGCAGAA GGTCCAAGATTCAacatctgctgcttctgccccCAATGCTGCTTCTGCCCCCACTGCAAACccttcttctcctgctgcctcatCTCAGCCCTCTACATCCAGCAGTGCTGGTCCGGACGCAGGGAGTGGCAGCAGACGGAGCAGCGGGTCAGGGACCATGGGAGGTCCTGGAGATGGAGGCCCCAACAGTGCCGCATCCATCCTGT ctggctTCGGTGGCATCACTGGGCTGGGCAACCTTGGGATGGGCTCTGCCAACTTCatggagctccagcagcagatgcAGCGGCAGCTGATGTCCAACCCAGAGATGCTTTCCCAGATCATGGAGAATCCCTTGGTGCAGAACATGATGTCTAACCCTGACCTCATGAGGCAGATGATCATGGCCAATCCCCAGATGCAGCAGCTCATGGAGCGAAATCCAGAGATAAGCCACATGCTCAATAACCCAGAGCTCATGAGGCAG aCGATGGAATTGGCTCGTAACCCTGCCATGATGCAGGAGATGATGCGGAACCAGGACCGTGCTTTGAGTAACCTCGAGAGCATTCCAGGAGGATACAATGCCCTGCGCCGGATGTACACGGACATCCAGGAGCCCATGTTTAGTGCAGCCAGGGAGCAG tTTGGCAACaatcctttctcttccttgacGGGGAATTCTGACAGCTCGAGCTCTCAGCCTTTGCGGACGGAGAACAGAGAGCCATTGCCAAACCCCTGGAGCCCCACACCCCCTGCTTCCCAGAGTCAGGCGCCCAGCAGTGAAGGGAGCACAGGCTCGGCAACCACCCAGGGCACCCCAACTGTATCCAACCCCTTCGGGCTAAATGCTGCCAGCATCGGCGCTG GCATGTTCAACAGCCCAGAGATGCAAGGACTCCTGCAGCAGATTTCGGAAAACCCTCAGCTGATGCAGAATATGATCTCTGCCCCCTACATGCGGAGCATGATGCAAACTCTTGCCCAGAACCCGGACTTTGCAGCACAG ATCATGGTAAATGTCCCCCTCTTTGCTGGGAATCCACAGCTTCAAGAACAGCTCCGCCTTCAGCTCCCTGTCTTCTTGCAGCAG ATGCAGAACCCGGACTCCCTGTCCATCCTCACCAACCCTCGCGCCATGCAGGCCCTGCTCCAGATCCAGCAGGGACTCCAGACGCTGCAGACGGAGGCCCCCGGACTAGTGCCAAG CCTCGGCTCCTTCGGCATGCCCCGGATGCCCCCGTCCTCCACAGGAGGAAGCACAATCCCGGAGAACCCCGTTCCCTCCGCTTCAACGCCGGCCAGTGCCTCTCCAACTGGGGGTGGTAACCCTCATCAGCAGCTCATGCAGCAGATGATCCAGCTGCTGGCCGGAGGAAGCTCTCAA GTGCAGAGTCCCGAAGTGCGATTccaacagcagctggagcagctgaatGCCATGGGCTTCATCAACCGTGAGGCCAATCTCCAGGCGCTCATCGCCACTGGTGGGGACATCAACGCAGCTATCGAGAGACTGCTGGGCTCCCAGCCTTCCTAA
- the NAXE gene encoding NAD(P)H-hydrate epimerase codes for MPSPRALLGLGLLVAAARAGGRCRGWGWERDWDRERCRCLPRRAMHVPSAGSGPTGLRFLGQEEAQAIDQELFTEYKFSVDQLMELAGLSCATAIAKAYPPSSFTTSQPTVLVVCGPGNNGGDGLVCARHLKMFGYQPTVYYPKRPSKPLFEGLTTQCKKMDIPFLPEFPSEAAFIDELYGLVVDAIFGFSFKGAVREPFGSILSTLERVTVPIASIDIPSGWDVEKGKADGLQPDMLISLTAPKKAAMHFTGRYHFLGGRFVPPALQEKYALNLPAYPSTDCVLQLT; via the exons ATGCCGAGCCCCCGcgcactgctggggctggggctgctggtggcggcggcgcgggcgggcgggcggtgccggggctggggctgggagcgggaCTGGGACCGGGAGCGGTGCCGGTGCCTTCCCCGCCGCGCCATGCACGTCCCCAGCGCGGGGTCCGGCCCGACGGGGCTCCGCTTCCTGGG gcaggaggaggccCAGGCCATCGACCAGGAGCTCTTCACTGAGTACAAGTTCAGCGTGGACCAGCTGATGGAGCTGgcggggctgagctgtgccactGCCATTGCCAAg GCCTACCCACCCAGCTCCTTCACCACGAGCCAGCCCACTGTGCTGGTGGTCTGCGGGCCAGGGAACAACGGCGGTGATGGGCTGGTCTGCGCCCGGCACCTGAAGATGTTT GGCTACCAGCCAACCGTGTATTACCCCAAGCGCCCCAGCAAGCCGCTCTTTGAAGGTTTGACTACCCAGTGCAAGAAGATGGATATTCCCTTCCTCCCCGAGTTCCCAAGTGAG GCTGCGTTCATCGACGAGCTCTACGGCCTGGTGGTGGATGCGATTTTTGGCTTCAGCTTCAAGGGAGCGGTGCGGGAGCCCtttggcagcatcctcagcaccCTCGAGCGCGTCACGGTGCCCATCGCCAGCATCGACATCCCCTCAG GCTGGGACGTGGAGAAGGGGAAGGCAGATGGCCTCCAGCCCGACATGCTCATCTCCCTCACGGCGCCCAAGAAGGCGGCGATGCATTTCACCGGCCGGTACCACTTCCTTGGGGGCAGGTTTGTGCCCCCTGCGCTCCAGGAGAAATATGCTCTAAACCTGCCGGCGTACCCCAGCACAGACTGCGTCCTGCAGCTGACCTAG
- the UBQLN4 gene encoding ubiquilin-4 isoform X2 gives MAEPSGGGGGGGPGPGPGGEGQAGPGGALIRVTVKTPKDKEEIVIADGASVREFKEEISRRFKAKQDQLVLIFAGKILKDGDTLNQHGIKDGLTVHLVIKTPQKVQDSTSAASAPNAASAPTANPSSPAASSQPSTSSSAGPDAGSGSRRSSGSGTMGGPGDGGPNSAASILSGFGGITGLGNLGMGSANFMELQQQMQRQLMSNPEMLSQIMENPLVQNMMSNPDLMRQMIMANPQMQQLMERNPEISHMLNNPELMRQTMELARNPAMMQEMMRNQDRALSNLESIPGGYNALRRMYTDIQEPMFSAAREQFGNNPFSSLTGNSDSSSSQPLRTENREPLPNPWSPTPPASQSQAPSSEGSTGSATTQGTPTVSNPFGLNAASIGAGMFNSPEMQGLLQQISENPQLMQNMISAPYMRSMMQTLAQNPDFAAQMQNPDSLSILTNPRAMQALLQIQQGLQTLQTEAPGLVPSLGSFGMPRMPPSSTGGSTIPENPVPSASTPASASPTGGGNPHQQLMQQMIQLLAGGSSQVQSPEVRFQQQLEQLNAMGFINREANLQALIATGGDINAAIERLLGSQPS, from the exons ttcaaaGAAGAGATTTCTAGACGGTTTAAAGCCAAACAGGATCAGCTGGTTCTGATCTTTGCTGGGAAGATCCTGAAGGATGGAGACACGTTGAATCAACATGGGATCAAAGATGGGCTCACTGTGCACTTGGTCATTAAGACTCCGCAGAA GGTCCAAGATTCAacatctgctgcttctgccccCAATGCTGCTTCTGCCCCCACTGCAAACccttcttctcctgctgcctcatCTCAGCCCTCTACATCCAGCAGTGCTGGTCCGGACGCAGGGAGTGGCAGCAGACGGAGCAGCGGGTCAGGGACCATGGGAGGTCCTGGAGATGGAGGCCCCAACAGTGCCGCATCCATCCTGT ctggctTCGGTGGCATCACTGGGCTGGGCAACCTTGGGATGGGCTCTGCCAACTTCatggagctccagcagcagatgcAGCGGCAGCTGATGTCCAACCCAGAGATGCTTTCCCAGATCATGGAGAATCCCTTGGTGCAGAACATGATGTCTAACCCTGACCTCATGAGGCAGATGATCATGGCCAATCCCCAGATGCAGCAGCTCATGGAGCGAAATCCAGAGATAAGCCACATGCTCAATAACCCAGAGCTCATGAGGCAG aCGATGGAATTGGCTCGTAACCCTGCCATGATGCAGGAGATGATGCGGAACCAGGACCGTGCTTTGAGTAACCTCGAGAGCATTCCAGGAGGATACAATGCCCTGCGCCGGATGTACACGGACATCCAGGAGCCCATGTTTAGTGCAGCCAGGGAGCAG tTTGGCAACaatcctttctcttccttgacGGGGAATTCTGACAGCTCGAGCTCTCAGCCTTTGCGGACGGAGAACAGAGAGCCATTGCCAAACCCCTGGAGCCCCACACCCCCTGCTTCCCAGAGTCAGGCGCCCAGCAGTGAAGGGAGCACAGGCTCGGCAACCACCCAGGGCACCCCAACTGTATCCAACCCCTTCGGGCTAAATGCTGCCAGCATCGGCGCTG GCATGTTCAACAGCCCAGAGATGCAAGGACTCCTGCAGCAGATTTCGGAAAACCCTCAGCTGATGCAGAATATGATCTCTGCCCCCTACATGCGGAGCATGATGCAAACTCTTGCCCAGAACCCGGACTTTGCAGCACAG ATGCAGAACCCGGACTCCCTGTCCATCCTCACCAACCCTCGCGCCATGCAGGCCCTGCTCCAGATCCAGCAGGGACTCCAGACGCTGCAGACGGAGGCCCCCGGACTAGTGCCAAG CCTCGGCTCCTTCGGCATGCCCCGGATGCCCCCGTCCTCCACAGGAGGAAGCACAATCCCGGAGAACCCCGTTCCCTCCGCTTCAACGCCGGCCAGTGCCTCTCCAACTGGGGGTGGTAACCCTCATCAGCAGCTCATGCAGCAGATGATCCAGCTGCTGGCCGGAGGAAGCTCTCAA GTGCAGAGTCCCGAAGTGCGATTccaacagcagctggagcagctgaatGCCATGGGCTTCATCAACCGTGAGGCCAATCTCCAGGCGCTCATCGCCACTGGTGGGGACATCAACGCAGCTATCGAGAGACTGCTGGGCTCCCAGCCTTCCTAA